The DNA region CGCTGCGGCTATTGCCCCCTGCCTCCAGGCAGACGAAGGCGCGCCAGGCCCCGGCTGGAAAGTAGAGGTGGACCTTGGTCTTATCAATACCTCCGGCAATACCGAAACCACCAGTCTGCAAGGCAAGATCGACGCCCGCCAAACCCTGGAAAAGTGGGAGAACCAATACATCCTCAGCACCCTGTTTAAAGAAGACCAGGTCACCAAGGATGATGGCAGCAAGTCCAAGGAAAAAACCGCAGAGAAGCATTTTGGCTCGCTCAAATCTGCCTATTTACTCGGGGTGGAAAAATCCTACCTGTTCGGTTATGTCTCCTATACCGATGACAAATTCGGTGCCTATCGCACCTACACCACCGTGGCCATGGGTTATGGTGATTGGCTCTATTCCACACCCAAACTGCAATGGTTTGTAGAAGCCGGTCCGGGTTATTTCGAAGGTAAAAAGCCGGACGCCGATAATCCGGATTCCTACATCATCGAGTCGGGTGCCATCCTGCGTGCGGCGACCGAACTGTTGTGGAAATTCAGTTCCAATGCGGAATTCAAGCAACTGCTCAGTGTGGAATCCGGTTCGGACAACACGCGAACCATCAGCGAATCCTCCGTAGCCGCCAGCCTGACCAACGCTATGAAAATGAAGGTAGGCGTTAATATCGCCAATGA from Cellvibrio japonicus Ueda107 includes:
- a CDS encoding DUF481 domain-containing protein, whose translation is MPTTKHLLLSLSMLTAAAIAPCLQADEGAPGPGWKVEVDLGLINTSGNTETTSLQGKIDARQTLEKWENQYILSTLFKEDQVTKDDGSKSKEKTAEKHFGSLKSAYLLGVEKSYLFGYVSYTDDKFGAYRTYTTVAMGYGDWLYSTPKLQWFVEAGPGYFEGKKPDADNPDSYIIESGAILRAATELLWKFSSNAEFKQLLSVESGSDNTRTISESSVAASLTNAMKMKVGVNIANDTDVAPGKKKTDTTTFVNLVYSF